The following are encoded together in the Phaseolus vulgaris cultivar G19833 chromosome 9, P. vulgaris v2.0, whole genome shotgun sequence genome:
- the LOC137821424 gene encoding F-box/kelch-repeat protein SKIP6: MWRPCPSEEEAEAPTTTPPNNLIPSLPDDVALNCIARIPRSRHPTLSLVSKPIRTLLSTPLFFTTRCLLNCTQPLLYLTLRTPASSLQWFTLHRTVPSLLLAPLPPIPSPAVGSAYAVLGSTIYVLGGSINDVPSPHVWLLDCRFHRWLRGPTMRVAREFAAAGVIGGKIYVLGGCVADTWARSANWAEVLDPDVGRWERVASPSEVREKWMHASAVVGDRVYAMADRGGIAYEPHSGSWESVGGELDLGWRGRACVVEGILYCYDYLGKIKGFDVGRGVWEELKGLEKGLPRFLCGATMADLGGKLCVVWECQGSGKEMEIWCAEIGVKKNPDGELWGQLGWFGQVLSVPKGSSVVHCSSVAL; the protein is encoded by the coding sequence ATGTGGAGGCCCTGTCCTTCAGAAGAGGAAGCAGAGGCACCAACGACGACACCACCGAACAACCTGATCCCGTCCCTCCCAGACGACGTCGCTCTGAACTGCATAGCACGCATCCCTCGCTCCCGCCACCCAACCCTATCCCTCGTTTCCAAACCCATCCGCACCCTCCTCTCTACCCCTCTCTTCTTCACCACGCGCTGCCTCCTCAACTGCACGCAACCCCTTCTCTACCTCACTCTCCGCACACCCGCCTCCTCCCTTCAGTGGTTCACGCTCCACCGCACAGTTCCTAGCCTCCTCCTAGCGCCTCTTCCCCCTATACCCTCCCCCGCCGTGGGCTCCGCCTACGCCGTCCTTGGCTCCACCATCTACGTCCTCGGCGGCTCCATCAACGACGTACCCTCCCCCCACGTCTGGCTCCTCGACTGCCGCTTCCACCGCTGGCTTCGGGGCCCAACCATGCGCGTAGCCCGGGAGTTTGCTGCCGCCGGGGTCATCGGCGGAAAGATCTACGTCCTCGGCGGCTGCGTCGCCGACACGTGGGCTCGCTCCGCCAATTGGGCGGAGGTCCTGGACCCCGACGTTGGGCGCTGGGAGAGGGTGGCCAGCCCCTCCGAGGTCCGGGAGAAGTGGATGCACGCCAGCGCGGTCGTCGGCGACAGGGTGTACGCGATGGCGGACCGTGGCGGCATCGCGTATGAGCCGCACAGCGGATCGTGGGAGAGCGTAGGGGGAGAATTGGACCTCGGGTGGAGAGGTAGAGCGTGCGTGGTGGAGGGTATTTTGTACTGCTACGACTATTTGGGGAAAATCAAAGGGTTCGATGTGGGGCGTGGGGTGTGGGAGGAGTTGAAGGGTTTGGAGAAGGGTTTGCCTCGGTTTCTGTGCGGGGCCACCATGGCTGATTTGGGTGGGAAGTTGTGTGTGGTGTGGGAGTGCCAAGGGAGTGGGAAAGAAATGGAAATTTGGTGCGCTGAGATTGGAGTGAAGAAGAATCCAGATGGGGAGCTGTGGGGTCAACTTGGTTGGTTTGGGCAGGTTCTCTCTGTTCCCAAAGGCTCCTCTGTTGTGCATTGTTCTTCTGTTGCCTTGTGA
- the LOC137820673 gene encoding 4-alpha-glucanotransferase, chloroplastic/amyloplastic, whose amino-acid sequence MALALNISVCFPHHRCPVLFKPSKPNLSFPVASAFSSLTQRTVSVGEDLPDNYSDWIPNSDLRRRCGILLHPTSFRGPYGIGDLGHEAFRFIDWLHRAGCSVWQVLPLVPPGRKANEEGSPYSGQDANCGNTLLISLQGLVDDGLLEKHELPQPIDAERVNFSLVADLKDPLITKAAERLISSEGELKTQFENFRKDPDVSSWLEDAAYFAAIDDSLNTFSWYNWPEPLRNRHLVALEDIYQQKQDFINVFIAQQFLFQRQWQKVRCYAQSKGISIMGDMPIYVGYHSADVWANKKHFLLNRKGFPLSVSGVPPDAFSETGQLWGSPLYDWKAMEKDGYSWWIRRIRRAQNLFDEFRIDHFRGFAGYWAVPAEAKVAMLGKWKVGPGVSLFDAIFRAVGRINIIAEDLGVITEDVVQLRRSIGAPGMAVLQFGFGGGANNPHLPHNHECNQVVYTGTHDNDTIGGWWKALSQEEKSNVLSYLSLNEGDDISWALIQRALGSVSQTTIIPMQDVLGLGSSARMNIPATQFGNWGWRIASSVSFDGLEREADRLREMLSMYGRL is encoded by the exons ATGGCTCTGGCATTGAACATCTCAGTGTGTTTCCCACACCACCGTTGCCCCGTTCTCTTCAAACCCTCCAAACCAAATCTCTCCTTCCCCGTCGCTTCCGCTTTCTCTTCGTTAACTCAACGCACCGTTTCCGTAGGTGAAGATTTACCCGACAACTACAGCGATTGGATTCCCAACTCTGACCTTCGCAGAAGATGCGGCATTCTACTCCATCCGACGTCGTTTCGAGGCCCCTACGGCATCGGCGATCTCGGTCACGAGGCCTTCCGTTTCATCGATTGGCTCCACCGCGCCGGTTGCTCCGTTTGGCAGGTTCTTCCTCTCGTGCCGCCTGGCAGAAAAGCCAACGAAGAAGGATCCCCTTACTCTGGCCAG GATGCGAATTGTGGCAACACGCTCTTGATCTCTCTTCAAGGCCTCGTCGACGATGGATTGTTGGAGAAACACGAGCTTCCTCAACCGAT TGATGCAGAGCGCGTCAATTTTTCACTCGTTGCTGACCTTAAGGATCCTCTGATAACCAAG GCTGCAGAGAGGCTCATTTCAAGTGAAGGAGAACTCAAAACGCAATTCGAGAATTTCCGAAAGGACCCCGACGTATCAA GCTGGCTTGAAGATGCAGCGTATTTTGCTGCTATTGATGACAGTTTAAACACATTCAGCTGGTACAATTGGCCTGAACCTTTAAGAAATCGCCATCTTGTAGCTTTAGAAGACATTTACCAACAGAAACAAGATTTT ATAAATGTATTTATTGCCCAACAGTTTTTGTTTCAAAGGCAGTGGCAGAAAGTCCGCTGCTATGCACAGAGTAAGGGAATCAGTATAATGGGAGACATGCCAATATATGTTGGTTATCACAGCGCAGATGTTTGGGCAAATAAGAAACATTTTTTACTG AACCGGAAAGGCTTTCCACTTTCAGTGAGTGGTGTTCCTCCTGATGCATTCAGTGAAACTGGTCAGCTTTGGGGCAG CCCCCTATATGATTGGAAAGCCATGGAGAAAGATGGATACTCATGGTGGATACGTCGCATACGAAGAGCACAAAATCTATTTGATGAATTTAGGATTGACCACTTTAGAGGATTTGCTGGATATTGGGCTGTTCCCGCTG AAGCAAAAGTAGCTATGCTTGGAAAGTGGAAG GTAGGACCTGGAGTGTCCTTGTTTGACGCCATTTTCAGAGCTGTTGGCAGGATTAATATAATAGCAGAAGACCTG GGAGTTATCACTGAGGATGTAGTCCAACTAAGACGATCCATTGGAGCACCTGGAATGGCTGTTCTCCAGTTCG GATTTGGGGGCGGTGCTAATAACCCTCATTTGCCACATAATCATGAGTGCAATCAAGTTGTCTATACAGGGACTCATGACAATGACACA ATCGGAGGCTGGTGGAAGGCTTTGAGCCAAGAAGAGAAATCCAAT GTACTAAGTTATCTTTCATTAAATGAGGGAGATGACATTTCTTGGGCTCTAATCCAGAGAGCATTGGGTTCTGTTTCTCAAACAACAATAATACCTATGCAAGATGTTCTTGGATTGGGTAGTTCTGCCAGGATGAATATTCCCGCAACTCAG TTTGGAAACTGGGGTTGGAGAATTGCAAGTTCGGTGAGCTTTGATGGCTTGGAGAGAGAGGCAGACAGACTCAGAGAAATGCTTTCAATGTATGGCCGGCTTTGA
- the LOC137821412 gene encoding protein MIZU-KUSSEI 1 translates to MGEPRSAEATPPPPPPPPMALSLVRPSQKKRQKPKVIRVFRSVFRSLPIITPSCKFPSPDNNHHHQHHKTINNGIKVTGTLFGRRKGRVSLSVQENPRCLPSLVVELSMHTNTLQKNMASGTVRLALECEKRSEKDKTRIEEEPLWSMYCNGKKNGYGVRREATDEDLYVMELLKAVSMGAGVLPSRSEVEEGGDSGGGEGGELAYMRAPFEHVVGSKDSETLYMMSPDLQGNSGPDLTIFFVRV, encoded by the coding sequence ATGGGGGAGCCAAGATCTGCAGAAGCAACACCACCTccgccaccaccaccaccaatgGCCCTCTCCCTCGTCCGACCCTCCCAAAAAAAGCGCCAAAAACCCAAAGTCATCCGCGTCTTCCGCTCCGTCTTCCGCTCCCTGCCAATAATAACCCCCTCCTGCAAGTTTCCCTCTCCCGACAACAACCACCACCACCAACACCACAAAACGATCAACAATGGAATCAAAGTCACCGGCACGCTGTTCGGGCGGCGCAAGGGCCGCGTCAGCCTCTCCGTCCAGGAAAACCCCCGGTGCCTCCCGTCCCTGGTGGTGGAACTCTCGATGCACACGAACACCTTGCAGAAGAACATGGCGAGCGGGACGGTGAGGTTGGCGCTGGAGTGCGAGAAGCGTTCGGAGAAGGACAAGACGAGGATCGAGGAGGAACCTTTGTGGAGCATGTACTGCAACGGGAAGAAGAACGGGTACGGCGTGCGGAGGGAGGCGACGGATGAGGACTTGTACGTGATGGAGCTTCTGAAGGCGGTGTCGATGGGCGCGGGCGTTCTTCCATCGAGATCCGAGGTGGAGGAGGGTGGTGACAGTGGCGGTGGCGAGGGAGGAGAGTTGGCGTACATGCGAGCACCGTTCGAGCACGTAGTGGGGTCGAAGGATTCGGAGACTCTGTATATGATGAGCCCGGACTTGCAGGGGAATAGTGGGCCCGATCTTACTATATTTTTTGTGAGGGTTTAA